One region of Eupeodes corollae chromosome 1, idEupCoro1.1, whole genome shotgun sequence genomic DNA includes:
- the LOC129942711 gene encoding uncharacterized protein LOC129942711, with protein MKFFLVLTTIAIAQNLGWANTLLRQEIEITSNMCFHSTGMSAENMLRIEAHDYTANQETFRYMRCVFENLGLWSDVNGIQDDRMKEILEDQTNRCEILNLVQKCNESSKTNDEDVWLYNILGCIGNGIAELGIENNNEAIGK; from the exons ATGAAGTTCTTCTTAGTACTCACAACCATTGCCATTGCACAA AACCTAGGATGGGCTAATACTTTGCTACGACAAGAAATCGAAATAACTTCTAACATGTGTTTCCATTCGACTGGAATGTCAGCGGAAAATATGCTTAGAATTGAAGCACACGATTATACTGCGAATCAAGAAACATTTCGCTATATGAGATGTGTTTTCGAGAACCTTGGTTTATGGAGTGATGTTAATGGAATACAAGATGACCGAATGAAAGAAATTTTAGAGGACCAAACAAATCGATGTGAGATTTTAAATCTTGTACAAAAATGCAACGAAAGTTCGAAAACAAATGATGAGGATGTATGGCTTTATAATATCTTGGGCTGTATTGGAAATGGAATTGCCGAGCTCggtattgaaaacaataatgaagctattggaaaataa